The following are encoded in a window of Miltoncostaea marina genomic DNA:
- a CDS encoding transglutaminase family protein, which translates to MPRLHARHRTEIRYAGPVGESVNEVRLTPRADGRQDVEWRHLRVQPGAELAGHRDAFGNEVRWFQLTEPHETLVVESEAIVVTRPPAPARAGAGAAALADPGYRDAHAEFLAPSPHVRPSAALEEFARGLALGGDDVLGWARALEGGVNAAIVYEPGVTAVDTPVEEVVRVGRGVCQDMAHLMIACARQRGLAARYVSGWLHLPGHQGPGESHAWVEVAIPGAGWVEFDPTHPEPAHEHYVRVAVGRDYGDVPPLRGSYLGPPTEAMTVTVDVRLLPG; encoded by the coding sequence ATGCCCAGGCTGCACGCCAGGCACAGAACTGAGATCCGCTACGCCGGCCCGGTCGGCGAGAGCGTCAACGAGGTCCGCCTGACGCCACGGGCCGACGGCCGTCAGGACGTCGAGTGGCGCCACCTGCGGGTGCAGCCGGGCGCCGAGCTTGCCGGCCATCGCGACGCCTTCGGCAACGAGGTGCGCTGGTTCCAGCTCACCGAGCCGCACGAGACCCTGGTGGTGGAGTCCGAGGCGATTGTGGTCACGCGCCCGCCCGCGCCGGCGCGGGCGGGCGCGGGCGCCGCGGCCCTCGCCGACCCGGGGTACCGGGACGCCCACGCCGAGTTCCTCGCCCCGTCGCCGCACGTGCGCCCGTCCGCCGCGCTGGAGGAGTTCGCCCGGGGGCTGGCGCTCGGGGGCGACGACGTCCTCGGCTGGGCCCGCGCGCTGGAGGGCGGCGTCAACGCGGCGATCGTCTACGAGCCGGGCGTCACCGCCGTGGACACCCCGGTGGAGGAGGTCGTGCGGGTCGGCCGCGGGGTGTGCCAGGACATGGCTCACCTGATGATCGCCTGCGCCCGGCAGCGCGGCCTGGCCGCGCGCTACGTGAGCGGCTGGCTCCACCTGCCCGGCCACCAGGGGCCGGGCGAGAGCCACGCGTGGGTGGAGGTCGCGATCCCCGGCGCGGGATGGGTGGAGTTCGACCCCACGCACCCCGAGCCCGCGCACGAGCACTACGTGCGGGTGGCCGTCGGCCGCGACTACGGCGACGTGCCGCCCCTGCGCGGCAGCTACCTCGGCCCGCCGACCGAGGCGATGACCGTGACCGTGGACGTGCGCCTGCTGCCGGGCTGA
- a CDS encoding alpha-E domain-containing protein, translating to MAQALYWTARDLERAEALARLLEAGHAAALEGRAANGAGGRLVWEAVVRVAGDLRAFLETHRRADERSVSWFLTFGRDNRDSIAACLERARENARSVRDRLPTDVWEGVNDAWLELGGWPPQRIARDGVYPFCRDVRRAVTLVCGLVEQSMRRDEGWWFVRLGRALERAERAARLVRERRGPGPDAPGADVLELHGRRMLLGDASAFEAYVQSDAGSLSAGAVARFLLLDRRFPRSVAFALGEVEAAIGALVAMDAMAPDPAALLLARTARDMLDGAARRPWDAGEAGDLIERLLVRCASIDEALTASCFLAGAERRPIGQHAQAARQAQN from the coding sequence GTGGCCCAGGCGCTCTACTGGACGGCCCGCGACCTCGAGCGCGCCGAGGCGCTCGCGCGGCTGCTCGAGGCCGGCCACGCGGCGGCGCTCGAGGGCCGGGCGGCCAACGGCGCGGGCGGGCGCCTGGTGTGGGAGGCGGTCGTGCGGGTGGCCGGCGACCTCCGTGCGTTCCTCGAGACCCACCGGCGCGCCGACGAGCGCAGCGTCTCGTGGTTCCTCACCTTCGGCCGCGACAACCGCGACAGCATCGCCGCCTGCCTGGAGCGGGCGCGCGAGAACGCCCGCAGCGTGCGCGACCGGCTGCCCACCGACGTCTGGGAGGGCGTCAACGACGCCTGGCTGGAGCTGGGCGGCTGGCCGCCGCAGCGGATCGCCCGCGACGGCGTCTACCCGTTCTGCCGGGACGTCCGCCGGGCCGTCACCCTGGTCTGCGGGCTCGTGGAGCAGTCGATGCGCCGCGACGAGGGGTGGTGGTTCGTGCGGCTGGGGCGCGCGCTGGAGCGCGCCGAGCGCGCGGCCCGGCTGGTGCGCGAGCGGCGCGGCCCGGGCCCCGACGCGCCGGGCGCGGACGTGCTCGAGCTGCACGGCCGGCGGATGCTGCTCGGCGACGCCTCGGCCTTCGAGGCGTACGTCCAGAGCGACGCGGGATCGCTCTCGGCCGGCGCCGTGGCCCGCTTCCTGCTGCTCGACCGGCGCTTCCCGCGGTCGGTGGCGTTCGCCCTCGGCGAGGTCGAGGCGGCGATCGGCGCGCTCGTGGCCATGGACGCCATGGCGCCCGACCCGGCCGCGCTCCTGCTCGCCCGCACGGCGCGCGACATGCTCGACGGCGCCGCGCGACGGCCCTGGGACGCCGGCGAGGCCGGCGACCTCATCGAGCGCCTGCTGGTGCGTTGCGCCTCCATCGACGAGGCCCTGACCGCGTCCTGCTTCCTCGCCGGCGCCGAGCGTCGGCCGATCGGACAGCATGCCCAGGCTGCACGCCAGGCACAGAACTGA